The following proteins come from a genomic window of Rutidosis leptorrhynchoides isolate AG116_Rl617_1_P2 chromosome 10, CSIRO_AGI_Rlap_v1, whole genome shotgun sequence:
- the LOC139873250 gene encoding probable E3 ubiquitin-protein ligase RHB1A, whose translation MGGCCSSSRKYQLHGTPVYYYCPSASEEHESMTPRDSSYSTRLLVDVNLDTSLPDTYRSPPMPIPFDVVLGIPQTTNTARNGHAFGDLAYEKPTPTLSSVKKFDQEAVDDSAKMVDVGFQTSKSLDCSTMEEDDVCPTCFEEYDADNPKIVTKCNHQFHLSCILEWMERSDTCPICGQEMDFEAL comes from the exons ATGGGAGGTTGCTGCTCTTCATCTCGAAAGTACCAATTACATGGAACCCCTGTCTATTATTAT TGTCCATCAGCTTCTGAGGAACACGAGTCGATGACACCTCGTGATAGTTCGTATTCCACTAGATTACTGGTCGATGTAAATCTCGACACTTCACTACCAGACACTTACAGGTCTCCACCAATGCCTATTCCGTTTGATGTCGTTTTAGGTATTCCACAAACAACAAACACGGCCCGCAACGGGCATGCTTTTGGGGATCTTGCTTATGAGAAACCAACTCCAACTCTTTCAAGTGTTAAGAAATTTGACCAGGAAGCTGTTGATGATTCAGCCAAGATGGTTGATGTTGGATTCCAAACATCGAAAAGTCTTGATTGTTCAACAATGGAGGAAGATGATGTATGTCCTACTTGTTTTGAAG AGTATGATGCTGATAACCCAAAAATTGTTACGAAATGTAACCACCAGTTTCATCTTTCGTGCATTCTCGAGTGGATGGAACGAAGCGACACTTGCCCCATATGCGGTCAG GAAATGGACTTCGAAGCTCTATGA